The sequence CGTTCTTTCGGTTAAAAACAATTAAAAAATAACCCTGGAGTGGGCAGATTAGAAATAATCAATAAGCAACTTAAATTATAAGTTCGCCTTACTACAAAAACATTAAAATTATGCCAAGATCAGTAAATTCAGTTGCTAAAAGAGCAAGAAGAAAAAGAATTTTGAAGCAAGCCAAAGGTTTCTTCGGAAGACGTAAAAACGTTTGGACAGTAGCTAAAAACGCGGTAGAAAAAGCAATGTCTTATGCTTACCGCGATAGAAAACAAAAGAAAAGAAATTTCCGTGCTTTATGGATTATGCGTATC comes from Flavobacterium sp. I3-2 and encodes:
- the rplT gene encoding 50S ribosomal protein L20 codes for the protein MPRSVNSVAKRARRKRILKQAKGFFGRRKNVWTVAKNAVEKAMSYAYRDRKQKKRNFRALWIMRINAGARLHGMSYSQFMGKVKANNIELNRKVLADLAMNHPEAFTAIVNKIK